A genome region from Festucalex cinctus isolate MCC-2025b chromosome 17, RoL_Fcin_1.0, whole genome shotgun sequence includes the following:
- the LOC144005323 gene encoding tripartite motif-containing protein 5-like, whose protein sequence is MPTKAKKDFFSCRSCLEVASDPVVLPCQHGFCLVCVQKLPKKDGKRSCPVCKLSWRSMDLPWVFSSPESEDICSAYKEKVELFCLDHQEVVCMSCRDEKIHAGHKLRPLDEVVKGPTEELMHNVKGKLADYSHVTNDCNEQEALVKLQDESKMKTDFEELRHFLQVEEEASLAAVRDGEEEKSRMKKEEVAVVPDMNRIKEIIKNVQNAMIRIKKLQRGSQLYEVEQAGERKLSVSDE, encoded by the coding sequence ATGCCTACAAAAGCCAAGAAAGATTTCTTCAGCTGTCGGTCCTGTTTGGAAGTGGCGAGCGATCCCGTCGTGCTGCCATGTCAGCACGGCTTCTGCCTCGTGTGTGTGCAGAAGCTGCCGAAGAAGGACGGAAAGCGATCGTGTCCAGTCTGCAAGTTGAGCTGGAGGTCGATGGACCTACCTTGGGTGTTTTCCTCTCCAGAGTCGGAGGACATCTGCAGCGCGTACAAGGAGAAAGTGGAACTCTTCTGTCTGGACCACCAGGAGGTCGTGTGCATGAGCTGCAGAGATGAAAAAATCCACGCGGGACACAAATTGCGTCCTCTTGATGAAGTTGTGAAAGGTCCCACAGAAGAATTGATGCACAACGTGAAGGGAAAACTGGCAGATTATTCTCATGTTACAAATGATTGCAATGAGCAAGAGGCGCTCGTCAAGCTTCAAGATGAAAGCAAGATGAAGACGGATTTTGAGGAGCTTCGTCACTTCCTGCAGGTTGAGGAGGAAGCCAGCTTGGCTGCTGTGAGGGACGGAGAAGAGGAGAAGAGTCGGATGAAAAAGGAGGAGGTTGCCGTTGTGCCAGACATGAACAGGATAAAGGAGATCATCAAGAATGTCCAGAATGCGATGATCAGAATCAAGAAGCTGCAACGAGGATCTCAGCTGTACGAAGTCGAGCAGGCGGGCGAGCGCAAGTTGAGCGTGTCAGATGAATGA